One Brassica napus cultivar Da-Ae chromosome C2, Da-Ae, whole genome shotgun sequence DNA window includes the following coding sequences:
- the LOC106412621 gene encoding uncharacterized protein LOC106412621 has translation MKIDPSEISENPSPLVGFSGETTMALWSINLNVKAGTIEKIAEFLVVDQPASYNVIMDTPWLNLMQAIPSMYHLCLKFSTPRGIETIWGNPRVSRVCFAAELKQKISDSETTPRKKLASDKKSQQQDLAELFWQLRKAEILEEMRELTCEPVVSVCLDEAFPERCVEIGAYLHELLKTKLITCLKKNLHAFAWAAEDMPGIAINITCHALNIDPTFRPVKQKRRKLGPERRSGKTAYSRVDNRSKVPGLAHQSYSGQEEKREVASLR, from the coding sequence ATGAAGATTGACCCGTCTGAAATCTCGGAAAACCCTAGCCCGCTAGTAGGATTCTCAGGGGAGACCACTATGGCTCTCTGGTCAATTAACCTCAATGTCAAAGCTGGAACCATAGAAAAAATCGCAGAGTTTCTAGTTGTCGACCAACCTGCGTCGTACAACGTAATCATGGACACACCGTGGTTAAATCTTATGCAGGCAATTCCATCAatgtaccatctttgcctcaaattCTCAACCCCTCGCGGGATCGAAACAATCTGGGGAAACCCGAGGGTATCACGAGTCTGCTTCGCCGCagaactaaaacaaaaaatatcagATTCCGAGACCACTCCTAGGAAAAAGTTGGCCTCCGACAAAAAATCCCAACAACAAGATTTGGCGGAACTCTTCTGGCAATTGCGGAAAGCCGAGATTTTAGAAGAAATGCGCGAGCTAACCTGCGAACCCGTGGTATCGGTATGTCTTGACGAAGCATTCCCCGAACGATGCGTCGAAATCGGAGCTTACCTCCATGAACTTTTAAAGACTAAGCTCATTACTTGTCTAAAAAAGAATCTCCACGCATTCGCTTGGGCTGCGGAAGACATGCCGGGGATTGCAATCAACATAACCTGCCACGCGCTGAATATCGATCCAACATTCAGACcagtcaaacagaaaagacgaAAGTTGGGACCTGAACGCCGAAGTGGAAAGACTGCCTACAGTCGGGTCGATAACAGAAGTAAGGTACCCGGATTGGCTCACCAATCCTATAGTGGTCAAgaagaaaaacgggaagtggcgagtcTGCGTTGA